A section of the Methanosarcina mazei S-6 genome encodes:
- a CDS encoding TIGR00341 family protein, with the protein MPPVGVEPLLEKLRKAGISEDTYTIVLSPEMVISKRIDVLKKRFPDQRISREELIARAEDLAPPASTYIAFLVLSTAIATGGLLLDSAATIIGAMVIAPLMGPAISTSVGTVVYDRKLITRGLTLQVAGLLLAIAVGAFIGFLITELGMMPPGIDIREISQVAERTNPTFLSLFLALGSGIAGAISIIRNAGSALVGVAIAAALVPPAATSGLGFAFGLPAVAIISAVLVLVNVLAINISALILFWLSGFRPLGSSAVGRARKAVVLNILVLGVAIAILSTVLGLVTYVSSQTALIEQQAKAEVSVMLNESEYEDMRLVTESVDVSYRPADLILNEPARVTVILYRRAGQELPPGIAQRIDDRLTEFTGREVRVRVGFIEAQQTT; encoded by the coding sequence GTGCCTCCTGTCGGAGTCGAACCTTTGCTTGAAAAGCTGCGCAAGGCAGGAATTAGCGAGGATACATATACGATTGTCCTGTCACCGGAGATGGTGATTTCGAAGCGGATCGATGTCCTGAAAAAACGCTTTCCTGACCAGCGGATTTCCAGAGAAGAGCTCATTGCGCGTGCAGAAGATCTTGCCCCTCCTGCCTCAACATATATCGCATTTCTGGTGCTGAGCACGGCTATTGCAACCGGCGGTCTCCTGCTCGATTCGGCTGCAACAATTATCGGGGCCATGGTTATAGCTCCTTTAATGGGACCTGCAATCTCTACAAGTGTAGGTACAGTTGTTTATGATCGGAAGCTTATTACTCGCGGGTTAACTCTGCAGGTGGCAGGCCTTTTGCTTGCAATTGCAGTAGGTGCCTTTATCGGCTTTCTGATCACGGAATTAGGCATGATGCCGCCAGGAATAGATATCCGCGAGATTTCACAGGTAGCTGAGCGCACAAACCCAACCTTCCTGTCTCTATTTCTTGCTCTGGGATCCGGTATTGCAGGTGCCATAAGTATCATAAGAAATGCAGGGTCTGCTCTTGTAGGGGTTGCGATTGCAGCTGCCCTTGTCCCTCCCGCAGCAACTTCAGGGCTTGGGTTTGCGTTTGGGCTACCTGCTGTAGCGATTATTTCTGCGGTTCTGGTGCTGGTGAATGTGCTTGCTATCAATATCTCCGCTCTTATCCTTTTCTGGCTTTCAGGCTTCAGGCCCCTCGGATCTTCGGCTGTAGGCAGAGCCCGTAAAGCTGTGGTCTTGAATATTCTGGTGCTCGGAGTAGCAATAGCAATACTTTCAACTGTACTCGGGCTTGTAACCTATGTATCCTCACAAACCGCGCTTATAGAACAGCAGGCAAAAGCAGAAGTATCAGTTATGCTTAATGAATCCGAATATGAGGATATGAGACTGGTCACTGAGAGTGTAGATGTCAGTTATAGACCTGCGGACCTGATTTTAAATGAACCTGCAAGGGTAACAGTCATTTTATATCGCAGGGCAGGTCAGGAACTGCCCCCGGGTATAGCTCAGAGGATTGATGACCGCCTGACAGAGTTTACAGGCAGAGAAGTCAGGGTCAGGGTAGGGTTCATAGAAGCTCAGCAGACCACTTGA
- a CDS encoding ABC transporter ATP-binding protein, with protein MYLKCENISFGYKKNSLVLDNVSLSLRSGEVLGLVGDSGSGKSTLCKILAGYENKYQGKVSLDGKEIPSKGYNPVQLIFQHPEKAVNPKWKMKDILNEGHNVPQEILDSFGIKKGWLNRWPNELSGGELQRFALARALGSETKFLIADEITTMLDAITQAQIWNTVLEIVKERNIGVLVVSHEKNLIKKLCHDVVYLKDVNRV; from the coding sequence ATGTATCTTAAATGCGAGAATATAAGTTTCGGATACAAAAAAAACAGTCTGGTTTTAGATAATGTAAGTCTGTCTTTAAGAAGCGGTGAGGTTCTGGGCCTTGTAGGAGACAGCGGAAGTGGAAAATCAACCCTGTGTAAAATCCTTGCTGGCTATGAAAACAAATATCAGGGAAAAGTAAGCCTCGACGGAAAAGAAATTCCATCAAAAGGATATAACCCTGTCCAGCTCATATTCCAGCATCCGGAAAAGGCTGTAAACCCGAAATGGAAAATGAAAGATATTTTAAATGAGGGACATAACGTTCCGCAGGAGATTCTGGACTCATTCGGGATAAAAAAAGGCTGGCTTAACCGCTGGCCAAATGAGCTTTCGGGAGGAGAGCTTCAGAGGTTTGCACTTGCAAGAGCTCTGGGGTCTGAAACTAAATTTTTAATAGCGGATGAAATAACCACGATGCTGGACGCTATTACTCAGGCTCAGATATGGAACACGGTTCTGGAGATAGTTAAAGAGAGGAATATCGGAGTACTGGTCGTAAGCCACGAGAAAAATTTGATCAAAAAGTTATGTCACGATGTTGTTTATTTAAAGGATGTGAACAGGGTCTGA
- a CDS encoding oligopeptide/dipeptide ABC transporter ATP-binding protein — protein sequence MKNKAKNNAEESRKTEALLKVKDLSLSFIQYTSGLRQTELKVISNLSIEAYRGKILAVVGSSGSGKSLLAHAILGILPPNAILNGKIEYNGMQLTQEKKEEIRGKEIALVPQSVTYLDPLMRVSDQVIGCVEEEKAGLMKKLQREIFQRYGLKPDVERMFPHELSGGMTRRVLVSTAVIGSAKLVIADEPTPGLDEKTLNETLYYLKDMANKGCAVIVITHDIEAALKISDKIAVFYAGTVLEVANAADFKNDGENLRHPYTRALWNALPQNKFQAIEGHQPMQDEVIDGCIFYDRCSKKNELCSKGIPQFQNVNGGIVRCNNVS from the coding sequence ATGAAAAATAAAGCTAAGAATAATGCTGAAGAAAGCAGGAAAACTGAAGCCCTGTTAAAAGTAAAAGATCTCTCACTCTCCTTTATCCAGTACACCTCAGGGCTCAGACAGACCGAGCTAAAAGTAATTTCCAATTTAAGTATAGAGGCTTATAGAGGAAAAATACTGGCTGTTGTGGGATCAAGCGGTTCCGGGAAAAGCCTTCTTGCCCATGCTATTTTAGGAATTTTGCCTCCTAACGCGATACTTAATGGAAAAATTGAATACAATGGCATGCAGCTTACTCAGGAAAAGAAAGAAGAAATCAGGGGTAAAGAAATAGCCCTGGTTCCCCAATCCGTAACTTATCTGGACCCTTTAATGAGGGTTTCAGATCAGGTAATAGGGTGTGTGGAGGAAGAAAAAGCAGGATTGATGAAGAAGCTCCAGAGGGAAATCTTTCAGAGATACGGCTTAAAACCGGATGTTGAAAGAATGTTTCCTCATGAACTCTCAGGCGGGATGACCAGAAGAGTCCTGGTTTCCACTGCAGTAATAGGCTCTGCAAAGCTTGTAATTGCAGACGAACCCACCCCTGGATTGGATGAAAAGACTCTGAATGAGACGCTGTATTACTTAAAAGACATGGCAAATAAAGGCTGTGCAGTAATAGTTATAACTCATGATATAGAGGCAGCGCTAAAGATTTCCGATAAAATTGCCGTCTTTTATGCAGGCACAGTCCTGGAAGTAGCCAATGCTGCAGATTTCAAAAACGATGGTGAGAACTTAAGGCATCCTTATACCCGGGCACTCTGGAATGCACTTCCCCAGAATAAATTCCAGGCAATTGAAGGGCATCAGCCAATGCAGGATGAAGTTATTGACGGATGTATTTTTTACGACAGGTGCTCAAAAAAGAACGAACTCTGCTCTAAAGGCATTCCTCAATTTCAAAATGTCAATGGAGGAATTGTGAGGTGCAATAATGTATCTTAA
- a CDS encoding ABC transporter permease: MSTAVVTANKGVFRGLNLRQKTLLIIGLTSLLLLTIVVSSVTMDEDSLKTDFGSKNLNPSAEHPFGTDWMGRDMFIRTVKGLGLSILVGAFASTISTVLAVVLGLLSSAGKAVDSFVSWLVDLFLSIPHLLLIILISIGLGGGAYGVIMGVALTHWTSLTRVVRAEIKQLKTQEYIHISKNLGKSKWWIATKHILPHLIPQILLGTILMFPHAILHEASVTFLGFGLSPHEPAIGIILSESMKYLSAGYWWLAFFPGLSLLIVVLAFDMIGDNLGKIIDPKTAHE, from the coding sequence ATGAGCACTGCTGTTGTAACAGCTAACAAAGGAGTATTCCGGGGACTGAACCTGAGACAGAAGACCCTGCTGATTATAGGTCTGACATCACTTTTGCTGCTTACGATAGTGGTTTCAAGTGTCACTATGGATGAAGATTCCTTGAAGACCGATTTTGGCTCTAAAAACCTTAACCCTTCAGCTGAACATCCGTTTGGGACAGACTGGATGGGAAGGGACATGTTTATACGTACCGTCAAGGGGCTTGGTTTAAGCATTCTGGTCGGAGCTTTTGCTTCTACAATCAGTACTGTACTGGCTGTAGTGTTGGGCCTTCTATCAAGTGCAGGGAAAGCTGTAGATTCCTTTGTTTCCTGGCTGGTGGACCTGTTTCTTTCGATCCCTCACCTTCTTTTGATAATTCTTATCTCCATAGGACTCGGAGGAGGAGCTTATGGAGTCATTATGGGTGTTGCGTTAACGCACTGGACAAGCCTGACAAGGGTGGTCAGAGCAGAGATCAAGCAGCTCAAGACCCAGGAATACATCCATATTTCGAAAAACCTTGGAAAATCAAAATGGTGGATAGCCACAAAACACATTCTACCCCATTTAATTCCGCAGATATTGCTTGGCACTATTTTGATGTTTCCTCATGCTATTCTGCACGAAGCTTCGGTCACATTCCTTGGATTTGGGCTTTCCCCTCACGAACCGGCAATTGGTATCATTTTATCAGAGTCTATGAAATACCTTTCCGCAGGATACTGGTGGCTTGCATTTTTCCCAGGGTTATCACTCCTGATTGTGGTTCTGGCATTTGACATGATAGGAGACAATCTGGGAAAAATAATTGATCCGAAAACTGCTCATGAATGA
- a CDS encoding ABC transporter permease, giving the protein MPDTEKIASFAGKKILRLVSLLAVVCFVSFMLIQYSPIDPVRAYIGEMTVSEEHKAKLEEYWGVNTPPQEKFLNWAGNILKGDFGVSLIYRMPVADVIKERAMASFVLMATSWLFSGVLGFILGIVAGMNKGTWIDRAIKTYCYVLAATPTFWLALVLLMVFSVSLGWFPIGLSVPIGVTAENVTFFDRIQHLILPALTLSLLGVAQIAMFTREKLIEVLSSDYVLFAKARGEKGLDLVLRHGIRNVALPAITLQFLGFSELFGGAVLVEQVFSYPGIGQAAVAAGLRSDVPLLLGVVIFSAIFVFCGNLIADTIYEFVDPRIKQQEATV; this is encoded by the coding sequence GTGCCGGATACCGAAAAAATAGCGAGTTTTGCAGGAAAAAAAATACTCAGGCTGGTAAGTCTTCTTGCTGTAGTTTGTTTTGTAAGTTTCATGCTTATTCAATACTCGCCCATAGACCCTGTTAGAGCCTATATAGGAGAAATGACAGTCAGTGAAGAGCATAAAGCCAAACTTGAAGAATATTGGGGAGTCAATACTCCTCCGCAGGAAAAATTCCTGAACTGGGCAGGAAATATTCTCAAAGGGGATTTTGGGGTATCATTGATTTACCGGATGCCTGTTGCCGATGTGATTAAAGAAAGAGCTATGGCCTCTTTTGTCCTTATGGCAACTTCATGGCTGTTTTCAGGAGTGCTGGGCTTCATCCTGGGCATAGTGGCAGGAATGAATAAGGGCACATGGATTGACAGAGCAATAAAAACTTACTGTTACGTGCTGGCAGCCACCCCGACATTCTGGCTGGCACTGGTTCTGCTAATGGTATTTTCTGTAAGTCTGGGGTGGTTCCCGATAGGCCTGAGTGTACCCATAGGGGTTACGGCTGAAAATGTAACTTTTTTTGACCGGATACAGCATTTAATTCTCCCTGCATTGACCCTGAGTTTACTGGGAGTAGCCCAGATTGCAATGTTTACCCGGGAAAAACTAATCGAAGTTCTTTCCAGCGATTATGTGTTATTCGCAAAAGCAAGAGGTGAAAAAGGGCTGGACCTGGTATTAAGACATGGGATAAGAAACGTTGCACTTCCTGCAATTACTCTGCAATTTTTAGGGTTCAGCGAATTGTTCGGAGGAGCAGTTCTTGTTGAGCAGGTATTCTCCTATCCTGGAATCGGACAGGCAGCAGTAGCAGCAGGGTTGAGATCTGATGTGCCTCTGCTTTTAGGGGTAGTCATTTTCAGTGCTATATTTGTCTTTTGCGGAAACCTGATTGCTGACACTATTTACGAATTCGTTGACCCCAGAATAAAACAGCAGGAGGCAACAGTATGA